In the Sphingomonas sp. LM7 genome, one interval contains:
- a CDS encoding phosphatase PAP2 family protein, which translates to MKTAWHVGISHVLRGDATQRRLEMLAVAGLLLIVIVAAAGLAVATGTRLDAVAGIATRFMAASLFLGVLLCLTTLYMQRRRSSARRFDRTGVMVVLLAALLVGLTIPVFGMFKQLILPARGFPLDPVLRAIDQTLFLGADPWRVSHALMPSVGVTQFLDKLYTLWMPMMFVFPMLAIVAGRTEPDRVRLVGCWLAAWILIGGVGAWLLGSAGPCYYNALVAPDAGFALFDAQLQHQAQAAREGGWPIAAIEFQSMLLDAYRNGGYAPAGGISAAPSMHVAMAALFAIGGFRINRWLGGGLTLFAALIWVGSVHLGWHYAVDGLISIVAMLAIWFASDVVVGALLAPRVVQSAGAGELEDIEGRATA; encoded by the coding sequence ATGAAGACGGCCTGGCACGTCGGGATCAGTCATGTGCTTCGAGGCGACGCGACCCAGCGACGCCTCGAGATGCTGGCCGTTGCCGGATTGCTCCTGATCGTGATTGTCGCGGCAGCGGGCCTGGCGGTGGCGACCGGCACGCGCCTGGATGCCGTCGCCGGTATCGCGACACGGTTCATGGCGGCCTCGCTGTTCCTGGGCGTGCTGCTGTGCCTCACCACTCTCTACATGCAGCGTCGCAGGTCATCTGCCAGACGCTTCGACCGTACGGGCGTCATGGTCGTGCTGCTGGCCGCGCTTCTCGTCGGACTCACCATCCCGGTCTTCGGCATGTTCAAGCAACTGATCTTGCCCGCGCGCGGCTTCCCGCTCGATCCGGTGCTGCGTGCGATCGATCAGACGCTGTTCCTCGGCGCGGATCCGTGGCGTGTTTCGCATGCGCTGATGCCCTCGGTTGGAGTCACCCAGTTTCTCGACAAGCTCTACACGCTGTGGATGCCGATGATGTTCGTCTTTCCGATGCTGGCGATCGTCGCCGGTCGGACCGAGCCCGATCGCGTGCGGCTCGTCGGCTGCTGGCTGGCGGCCTGGATCCTGATCGGCGGTGTCGGCGCCTGGCTGCTCGGCTCGGCGGGGCCTTGCTATTATAATGCGCTGGTCGCGCCCGATGCCGGGTTCGCACTGTTCGATGCGCAACTCCAGCACCAAGCGCAGGCCGCCCGGGAAGGCGGCTGGCCGATCGCCGCGATCGAATTCCAGTCGATGCTGCTCGATGCCTATCGGAATGGCGGATACGCGCCGGCGGGCGGCATTTCCGCTGCCCCTTCGATGCATGTCGCGATGGCAGCGCTGTTCGCGATCGGCGGCTTTCGCATCAACCGCTGGCTGGGCGGCGGGCTGACGCTCTTCGCGGCGCTGATCTGGGTGGGGTCGGTCCACCTTGGCTGGCATTATGCGGTCGACGGACTGATCAGCATCGTGGCGATGCTGGCGATATGGTTCGCCTCCGATGTCGTCGTCGGCGCGCTGCTGGCGCCGCGCGTGGTGCAGTCAGCGGGCGCCGGAGAACTCGAAGATATAGAGGGTCGGGCCACCGCGTAG
- a CDS encoding glycosyltransferase family 39 protein, producing MLLILLVAAGLRIRGIGFGLPALNDPDEPLFMMTAVEMLQNHSLNPGWFGHPGTITLYCIALVSLAVGGIGVATGQYADADAFVSAVYADPAILFVPVRLCIAACGVACVDLTWRLGKRIGGPRVGLLAAAFLAVNAVHIDYSQVIRTDIQASVFMLLCLSSAIAIVEHGRLRDYLLAGMFVGLGCATKWPAATIALSPIAAGIWRIAQGHRDARKLLAFAAAALGALVLASPFLLFDYPTVLHDLAGEARPIHPGATGGGLIANLAWYVGHPLYFSFGVAGVALAAIGTVLIARRNRTAAIAVLPGVAAFAVLICLQALRWERWLIPLLPFAAIALGYAVHALSDALRWRTGRALPILEPLVALLLIVPMLQAAQHRATERANDTRQIASAWIRAHAPPDSAILVEHAAIDLVAGPWKLLFPLGSAGCLDARKLLARNIRYAEAETFRSGRPVVDLGNVDLAGLAGCRARYAVLSHYDRYRDAGADYAPEWQRYAALTRDGMLRQVIAPAEGLRGGPTLYIFEFSGAR from the coding sequence TTGCTCCTGATCCTGTTGGTCGCCGCGGGGCTGCGGATCCGCGGGATCGGCTTTGGCCTGCCCGCGCTCAACGACCCCGACGAGCCGCTGTTCATGATGACCGCAGTCGAGATGCTGCAGAACCACAGCCTCAATCCCGGCTGGTTCGGCCATCCCGGCACGATCACGCTCTATTGCATCGCGCTGGTCAGCCTCGCCGTTGGCGGGATCGGCGTCGCGACCGGGCAATATGCCGATGCCGACGCGTTCGTCAGCGCAGTCTATGCCGATCCGGCGATCCTGTTCGTGCCCGTCCGGCTATGCATCGCGGCCTGCGGCGTCGCCTGCGTCGACCTTACCTGGCGATTGGGAAAGCGGATCGGCGGTCCACGCGTGGGGCTGCTCGCCGCCGCCTTCCTCGCGGTCAATGCCGTGCATATCGACTATTCGCAGGTCATCCGCACCGACATCCAGGCCAGCGTCTTCATGCTGCTGTGCCTGTCGTCGGCGATCGCGATCGTCGAGCACGGCCGACTGCGCGACTATCTGCTGGCGGGCATGTTCGTCGGCCTTGGCTGCGCGACCAAATGGCCGGCGGCGACGATCGCGCTGAGCCCCATTGCCGCGGGCATCTGGCGCATCGCCCAGGGCCACCGCGACGCGCGCAAGCTGCTGGCATTTGCTGCGGCCGCGCTGGGTGCGCTGGTGCTGGCGTCGCCCTTTCTATTATTCGACTATCCCACCGTCCTCCACGACCTCGCCGGCGAAGCCCGGCCGATCCATCCCGGCGCCACGGGAGGCGGGCTGATCGCCAACCTTGCCTGGTATGTCGGCCATCCATTATACTTTTCGTTCGGCGTGGCGGGGGTCGCTCTGGCCGCGATCGGCACCGTCCTGATCGCGCGGCGCAACCGTACCGCCGCCATCGCCGTCCTGCCCGGCGTGGCCGCCTTCGCGGTGCTGATCTGCCTCCAGGCGCTACGGTGGGAGCGCTGGCTGATCCCGCTCCTGCCCTTCGCCGCGATCGCCCTGGGCTATGCGGTGCACGCCCTGAGCGACGCCCTGCGCTGGCGCACAGGTCGCGCGCTGCCGATCCTCGAACCGCTAGTCGCACTGCTGCTGATCGTGCCGATGCTCCAGGCCGCGCAGCACCGCGCGACCGAGCGCGCAAACGATACCCGCCAGATTGCCTCCGCCTGGATCCGTGCGCATGCCCCGCCCGACAGCGCGATCCTGGTCGAGCATGCCGCAATCGATCTCGTCGCTGGCCCGTGGAAACTATTGTTCCCGCTCGGCAGCGCCGGATGCCTCGACGCGCGCAAGCTGCTCGCCCGCAATATCCGCTATGCCGAGGCGGAAACTTTTCGCTCGGGACGCCCGGTCGTCGATCTCGGCAATGTCGATTTGGCCGGGCTCGCCGGCTGCCGCGCCCGCTATGCGGTGCTGAGCCATTACGACCGATATCGCGATGCCGGCGCCGACTATGCCCCGGAATGGCAGCGTTATGCGGCGCTCACCCGCGACGGCATGCTGCGCCAGGTCATTGCCCCGGCGGAAGGGCTACGCGGTGGCCCGACCCTCTATATCTTCGAGTTCTCCGGCGCCCGCTGA
- the rfbF gene encoding glucose-1-phosphate cytidylyltransferase translates to MRTVILAGGLGTRLGEETSVRPKPMVEIGGMPILWHIMKIYSSSGFNDFVVCLGYKGYVIKEFFANYFLHASDVTIDLRGGNGMEVHHARSEPWRITLVDTGATTMTGGRLAAIRPYLDPDEPFCFTYGDGVADIDVGELVRFHKEHGQRATITSVSPPGRFGALEFDDGKVVDFKEKPAGDGGQINGGFFVADPSVLDLVDGPETVWESGPLERLARGGELMGYRHHGFWQPMDTLRDKIYLDELWKAGKAPWKRW, encoded by the coding sequence ATGCGAACCGTAATCCTGGCCGGCGGTCTGGGCACCCGGCTCGGCGAAGAGACGTCGGTGCGGCCGAAGCCGATGGTCGAGATCGGCGGCATGCCGATCCTGTGGCATATCATGAAGATCTATTCGTCGAGTGGTTTCAACGACTTCGTCGTGTGCCTTGGCTATAAGGGCTATGTGATCAAGGAGTTCTTCGCGAACTATTTCCTCCACGCCTCCGATGTGACGATCGACCTGCGCGGCGGCAACGGCATGGAAGTGCACCACGCCCGCAGCGAGCCGTGGCGGATCACGCTGGTGGACACCGGCGCGACGACGATGACCGGCGGGCGGCTGGCGGCGATCCGGCCCTATCTCGATCCCGACGAGCCCTTCTGCTTCACCTATGGCGACGGCGTCGCGGACATCGACGTCGGCGAGCTGGTGCGCTTCCACAAGGAGCATGGCCAGCGCGCGACGATCACGTCGGTGTCACCGCCGGGGCGTTTCGGCGCACTCGAATTCGATGACGGCAAGGTCGTCGATTTCAAGGAGAAACCTGCGGGCGATGGCGGCCAGATCAATGGCGGGTTCTTCGTCGCCGATCCCTCGGTGCTCGACCTAGTCGACGGGCCGGAGACGGTGTGGGAATCCGGCCCGCTCGAACGGCTCGCGCGCGGCGGCGAGTTGATGGGATACCGGCACCACGGCTTCTGGCAGCCGATGGATACGCTGCGCGACAAGATCTACCTCGACGAATTGTGGAAGGCCGGCAAGGCGCCGTGGAAGCGCTGGTGA
- the rfbG gene encoding CDP-glucose 4,6-dehydratase, translating into MNSWRGRRVLVTGDTGFKGSWLSLWLHALGAEVTGFALAPPSEPSLFDAARIGDLIAHHEGDVRDLTAVRAVVEASRPEVIFHLAAQPLVRLSYREPVETYATNVMGTVHLLEAARRAPDVKAIVCVTSDKCYENREWVWPYRENDPMGGRDPYSSSKGCAELVAAAYRSSFFADGPALATVRAGNVIGGGDWAEDRLVPDLIRAFEAGVAPLIRSPDSVRPWQHVLEALGGYLQIAERLVAGEHQFADAWNFGPADDDTQPVSWIVERMRAAWGDAPRPHADHSARVHEAGLLRLDCSKARAALGWRPALNLEQALDWIVAWHKAIGRGEDARAVTLAQIAAYSAASSQGSVPVAA; encoded by the coding sequence GTGAACAGCTGGCGTGGCCGCCGTGTCCTCGTCACCGGCGATACCGGGTTCAAGGGCAGCTGGCTGAGCTTGTGGCTCCACGCACTCGGCGCCGAAGTCACCGGCTTCGCGCTGGCACCGCCGAGCGAACCGAGCCTGTTCGATGCGGCGCGGATCGGCGACCTGATAGCGCACCACGAAGGCGATGTCCGCGACCTGACCGCAGTGCGCGCGGTAGTCGAGGCGTCGCGGCCGGAGGTGATCTTCCATCTCGCAGCGCAACCGCTGGTGCGCCTGTCATACCGCGAGCCGGTCGAGACCTATGCCACGAACGTGATGGGTACGGTGCATCTGCTCGAGGCCGCGCGTCGTGCGCCCGACGTCAAGGCGATCGTCTGCGTCACCAGCGACAAATGCTACGAGAACCGCGAATGGGTTTGGCCCTATCGCGAGAACGATCCGATGGGCGGGCGCGACCCGTACAGCAGCAGCAAGGGCTGCGCCGAGCTGGTTGCGGCTGCGTATCGCAGCTCGTTCTTCGCCGATGGTCCGGCTCTCGCCACGGTGCGCGCCGGCAACGTCATCGGCGGCGGCGACTGGGCGGAGGACCGGCTGGTTCCAGACCTGATCCGTGCGTTCGAAGCGGGCGTCGCGCCGCTGATCCGGTCTCCCGATTCCGTGCGGCCTTGGCAGCATGTGCTCGAAGCGCTCGGCGGATATCTCCAGATCGCCGAGCGGTTGGTGGCCGGGGAACACCAGTTCGCCGACGCGTGGAATTTCGGACCTGCCGACGACGACACCCAGCCGGTCTCGTGGATCGTCGAGCGGATGCGTGCGGCGTGGGGCGATGCGCCGCGCCCGCATGCGGACCATAGCGCTCGGGTGCACGAGGCGGGACTGCTCCGGCTCGATTGCTCGAAGGCGCGGGCGGCGCTCGGATGGCGCCCCGCGCTGAACCTCGAACAGGCGCTCGACTGGATCGTCGCGTGGCACAAGGCGATCGGACGGGGCGAGGATGCGCGTGCCGTCACCCTCGCCCAGATCGCGGCCTATTCGGCGGCTTCGAGCCAGGGTTCGGTGCCGGTCGCGGCCTGA
- a CDS encoding class I SAM-dependent methyltransferase, translating to MTEFLYRACPACNATDTTEEVHSPVRAETMTVDALRPYWSGLFSEKRFFTYHRCIGCGLLYNPAFFDGARLGELYSSMAPNMEMISNDAIAATQKGYFDAVQGKLDGGYLEIGPDTGHIVREAATRGAFDHFWLFEPNRAIHDTLRASAQGSLASLLTDMDDLSPVPDRSIGLAVMVHVLDHLLDPLATLRQIRAKLHPGGTLLIVTHNEKSLLRTLMGTRWPPFCLQHPELYNPATITALLGRAGYAGVRVERSRNYFPLPFLARQALWMIGLTPNRLLLPDVSLGLRLGNMLTLATVPAQAATGTEPWLEAAE from the coding sequence GACCGACACCACCGAGGAGGTGCACAGCCCGGTCCGCGCCGAGACGATGACCGTCGATGCGCTTCGCCCCTATTGGTCGGGGCTGTTCAGCGAGAAGCGCTTCTTCACCTATCATCGCTGCATCGGCTGCGGCCTGCTCTACAATCCCGCCTTCTTCGATGGCGCGCGGCTGGGCGAGCTCTATTCGAGCATGGCGCCGAACATGGAGATGATCTCCAACGACGCGATCGCTGCGACCCAGAAGGGCTATTTCGACGCCGTCCAAGGCAAACTTGACGGCGGCTATCTCGAGATCGGCCCCGACACCGGCCATATCGTGCGCGAGGCGGCGACGCGCGGCGCGTTCGACCATTTCTGGCTGTTCGAGCCCAATCGCGCGATCCACGATACCCTGCGCGCCTCCGCCCAGGGCAGCCTGGCGAGCCTGCTCACCGACATGGACGATCTTTCGCCAGTCCCCGATCGGTCGATCGGTCTGGCAGTGATGGTGCATGTTCTCGATCACTTGCTCGATCCGCTGGCGACGCTTAGGCAAATTCGCGCCAAGCTGCATCCTGGCGGCACGCTGCTGATCGTCACCCATAACGAGAAGTCGCTGCTGCGCACGCTGATGGGCACGCGCTGGCCGCCCTTCTGCCTTCAGCACCCGGAACTCTACAATCCCGCGACGATCACCGCACTGCTCGGCCGCGCGGGCTATGCCGGCGTGCGGGTGGAGCGGAGCCGCAATTATTTCCCGCTGCCGTTCCTCGCGCGCCAGGCGCTGTGGATGATCGGCCTCACGCCCAACCGCCTGCTGCTACCCGATGTCTCGCTGGGCCTGCGGTTGGGCAATATGCTGACGCTGGCGACCGTCCCGGCTCAGGCCGCGACCGGCACCGAACCCTGGCTCGAAGCCGCCGAATAG